The Anomaloglossus baeobatrachus isolate aAnoBae1 chromosome 4, aAnoBae1.hap1, whole genome shotgun sequence genome contains the following window.
TGCAAAATGACATGTTACTATAAGGGTAAAAACAGTTAGTTGTGGAACAATCAAGTCAAGCGAAATACACGTTTCACAGATTTACCAcaacaggaggaaaaaaaaaaaaaaggggagagtgAAATAATTTAGCGGACATTGGCAATCTCATTTTCACATTCATgccatgcggcattcttgttttaagTAAGAACATCCATTTTGCATCTTTACGCAATAAAGTTTCCCCCATGTCACCACCTCTCCTTGGTAAAACAATTTTTTCAGCTGCTtggtagctttgtggggtctgcaTAACTTCTATGCTATATCTTGCTGACCGCTTGTAAATCCCCCTTTTTTATGGATTAATTAATAAAGATGAAGTTTTATATGACAAGTTGGACTGCGCTGGAAATTTTCTTTTCCTGAATTTTTTCAGCTGCAACAACTTTTAAAGAATCCAGGTTGACGCATGCTGGCTCTgaaaatgtctagataccgcagaTAAAGTGCGAGTGGTAGTGTGACTAACATCATAAACATGCTCGCATATGCGTCTTCTTAGTGCACGTGATGTAGATCCCACATACTGAATGTGGCACTGTGTGCAAGTTACAACATATAAAGTTACAACATATATCACACCACTTGTGCCACAATTTATCAATGTGTGGATTTTAAATTCTTGTTCAGACACACTTGAAACAACTTTAGTAGTGCCTGTCATGAACTTGCGCAGTCAACAATTTTTTTGTCCGCACTTGTAAGAGCCAACAGTGGGCAACCAACTTTCCTGGgcatttttatttctgtttttagcatttttattttggtggttgctatgggcaaccatATTTGCAACAGTTTTATTGCGTTTAGAAACGAATTTTACACCGTCTTTTAGGATGGTCCTTAAAGTGTCATCCACATACAGAATTGGCAAATATTTCTTTATGACACTAACAATACTATAAAAATCTCTGCTATAATCAGTGGAAAAAACCACAGGTGAACAGTCCATTGAACTTGAAGAAGATATTTTTTTCATTTGCAAATACTGTTCCCTGGTTTTTCCATCTGATTTTTTCTTGGCTGCACTGATGATTTTAGATGAATAACCTCTCCTTTTAAAACGTCCTTCTATGATTTTACATTGATTTTCATATGCATTAGATGATGTGCACGTGCGTCTAGCCCTTATGAATTCTACCGTCGGGATATTGTTAGTGACATGATGGGGGTGACAACTGTTCGCATAAAGCAGAGCATTCCCTGCTGTAGGTTTTCTGTAGATATCACATTCCACTGCTTCATTCTCCAAGTCTGCACTGAGACTTACATCCAGAAACGGAATGGTTATTTTATTAAACTGAAAGGTGAATTTTATATTGTACGGATTGTTGTTTAGACATTTCACGACATTTTGTATGTCACCAGTTGTTCCATCCCAGATCACTAtcacgtcatctatatatctcaagaaaagaaaaacattagaTATGAAgggttttttttcagaaaaaatatactcctcctcccaccaagacATAAAAATGTTGGCGAGAGAAGGAGAAAATTTAGAGCCCATTGAACAGCCTTGCGTTTCTAAGAAAAAATGATCAAGGaaagaaaaataattgtttttcaGCAGAAAAAAATATCACATCCAAAATATAGGTTTGCAATTCCGCAGAATAATTGTTATATTTTTGGAGGTAAATTTTGAGTGCTAAAATGGCCAGATCGTGTGGTATGGAAGTATACAAATTTTGTACATCACACGTAAGGCAGCAAAATGAGTTTTGCCACTTTACACCCTGCATTACATTTAATACATGcttagtagtgatgtgtcggtcgcgaacgatcagacacaaagatccggctcccttctgtgaacgacaggagccggatcaccagtgtaaGCCGCTGAAATATCTAATCGGCTCTTTTtgccgtcaaaaccccgcccacccgcggctcaaCTCCGCAATCTAATTGGCCGTTTTGTGAGTGGGTGGGGCTTAGTCGCAGGTGGGCGGGGCTTTAGCGCCGttgctataatcttaaatatgtgttcacctgagttgaacacatatttaataaggagccgagaacgagctgaaagatccggctctttttggtgaacggagccataagaaccggctcaccaaaaagagccggactgcccatcactaattgcTTAGTGTCATGCAGGTAACTAGGTGAAACCTTCGCCAAAGGGTTAAGTCTACTATCAAGCCAATCTGACAGGTTTTCTGTAATGGACCTGATGCCCGATATAATGGGTCTAAAGGGTGGGGGGAACTGTTGTTTGTGAGTGTTTGGCAAGGCATGGAGTAAAGGAATCCTTGGAAATGATTGGATTAAAAAACTCACTTTGTTTTTAATGAATTATTCCTTCATCCAAGCCGTGCTGTAACAATCCCTCTAATTCTATTCTGATGTTACTAGTAGGGTCCTGATTGATCTTTTTATAAACACTACTATTTTGTAGCATGTTTTTTAATTCCTTTTCATAAAGACCTGTATCTAAGATGGTAACCGACCCCCCCTTTATCAGAGTTTTTAATTACAATGCGGTCATTTTCAGCTAATGTCCGTAATGCTTCTTTTTCAAGGGGCGTGATGATagtatgttttttccttttttttttttcctcctcttgtgGTAAATCTGTGAAACGTGTATCTCACTTGACTTGATTgttccaccacttcctgtttttacccttatagtaacatgtcattttgcatagtgttatctagactaaggacacATACGTCTGAAACGCGTATCcatttttacacctgctatgatgcgcttttaatgcaactatggaacatggaattttaacttttttctgaataaagttgatgttttaaatttctggaactggatgctggattatcttcctctccctgatccatacagggccatatactgctgagtgctccccatatacatccatacagggccatatactgctgagtgctccccatatacatccatacagggccatatactgctgtgcaccttcagtGTTGTCTACATCCCATATTGTACTATTTACACCATATGACGCTTTATCACAGTAATATTCAGTGTTTCTCCAAACAGTCCAGTATTATAATATGAAGAGTCCATACAGCGCTGTATACAGGAATATAGTGTGACCATATCAATCACCCCCGGCCTGAGAAGATCACCCAATCACCGCGTGTTAAGAACGACGAGCGGAAACGCTCAGTCATTGTGCGGAATTTCAAATTTAACGCTCAGCCAATCAGCAGTCAGTAAGGTTCTGGCTCCGCCCACAGACGCTGTATTAACCAGTTACTGCCCACGATGTTCCCAGCCGTCTCTGGAGCAGCACAGACTGCAGTGATCCAGTTACTCTCTAGTAAACCCCTATATTGTACTGTAGTCTCCAGATGTTGCATATACCGCCATAAACCTCTAAATGGTCTTGTATACGGACATTGCCATATAACCCCATACTTCGGTATTGTGCAGCATATTCCTAACCTAGTACTGTAAACCGCAATATAGTGCTACACATCTATATAAGTGCTGTATAGTCTACTTATAACCCTATATACCGCGTTATTGTGCTGTATACTCAGTTTCTCCGGTATGGagctctgctgtagacaatgtggcggctcttagaagagcctttgtggtgcggagcagcggtggtgatcacttggcgctggtgtacttggtgacggccttggtgccctcggacacggcgtgcttggccagctctccgggcagcagcaggcgcacggcggtctggatctcccgggaggtgatggtgtggcgcttgttgtagtgcgccaggcgggaggcttcccctgcgatgcgctcgaagatgtcaccgacgaagcagttcatgatgcccatggccttggaggagatgccggtgtcggggtgcacctgcttcagcaccttgtacacgtagatggcatagctctccttccggctcttcctccgcttcttgccgtccttcttctgagtcttggtcacggctttcttggagcccttcttGGGCGCTGGGGCGGACTTGGCGGGATCAGGCATGATGCGAGCAGAAAGATCTCTTCACTGGAGAGAGAATAATGATCCTGCTCCTCCCAGAGCGGCCGTATTTATAGCCCGGCCATGCAAATGAGCACTGCTGTCACATCGCTGCTCTATTGGGTGACAAAGGCATGTGACCAAGGGAAACTGAACCAGCTCCGCCCCTTGCAGCTCATTGGTTGCCTCCTCTCTGCCGTCACATCAGCAGCTTCTCTCCTCtgtatctcccccatactacagaTCTCCATACAGCGCTATAAACCCCGCagtctacacggcgctgtgcacccgGGGCCCGTCACTCTGCCCCCGCTCTGCAGTGACCGGTAATGCCCCGTATAACACGGAGGAAGCAGTGACTGCAGGAGCGGAGTCTCGGTGCTGAGCGGCCGCTGCTCACTCTCCTGACAGCGGCTTTTCCTTCTACATTCAGATATTTCACATTAGAAGCTGCAAAACAACAACGGAGATTGGAAAACGAGAATTAGAGGAAGAGGCGGAGCTGAAGCGTCATCAGCCGCAGTCCTCTGTGCGGTCCGCCTCCCTGTGACTGCGGGGGATGTTCCGGCTGCGGGAGATCGGGTGCAGTCCTCTGTGCGGTCCGCCTCCCGGTGACTGCGGGGGATGTTCCGGCTGCGGGAGATCGGAAGCAGTTCTCAGTTCTGGGGAAATAAAAATGATTGTGATAACGAAGAACGACGGCGAGAAACACCGGACACTGAAGGGTTAACAGAGAGGGACCACGTGGTGCCTGTAACCAGGAGCAGACTGTGGGCGGGGCCAAAGGTATACTACAAAGTGATTGGCTGAGAATCGAATTTTGAACTTCCCGCTCAGTGGCCAATAGCTCCTCCCGCTCTTTGTCTCTATTCTGTAACACGCGGCCTCAGGGCGGACGTTTTGCTGAGATTTCTACAATCCGCCGATTCCCAGCGCCCGACACAGATCTGTGCGATCTGCAGACGATGAAGTTGGTTCCTAATAATTCATCTCTCACTCTGGTTAACCCCTCATTGCTCGTGTTACCGCGGATCCGGTATTGTTTCCGTGCACACAAAAGATGCGTCGTCACCACCAGAAGCAGCGGCACCGCACAATGATCCGCTCCCGGTATCACAGCAGAGGATGCATGTAGAAACGGATATATacggttatatacagtatatattcacaCAATCTGGTGCAGACACTACCACACAATAGGGTGAGCGGGATGTAAGTCATGCAGggaccagaatgggagacatattaCCTGTTACCAAGATGGGATCAGGAAGAAACACAAAAGTGGACAAGGATGGGAGACTTATGGGGGTGAGAGTGGAACTCTTATGGGGACCGTGATGTAAGAAATATGAGGACCAGGATAACACACATATGGGAATCAGGCTGGGAGACATTGGGACAAGGTGTGTGAGGTATATGAGTTCTAGGATGACGTATACGGACGAGTATTGTGTACCAGAGATTGAGTACAATTCACATTATCTGTACATTTTAGCACTAAATACACTGGGCAGCCGGGAGATGTGCGGCAGTGGAGGTCAGCAATGGCAGCCGGGGCAGTACAGTATAGATGACATGATGGTCAAGCACTAGATGTAGGGTCGGATTCAGCCGGTTTTCCCGCCATATACCGTCCTGTCTGCACCGCACAGACAGCAGGAAGAGAATGCGGAGAGGGAAGTATCTTCATTTTGTTTTTAGTAAAAGAGAGCTGACATATGGGGAAGAGGATAACATTTGGGACCGACATAGAACACATATAGgctccaggatgggagacatatggggaccaagatggagcTAATATATCCTGACCAGGATGGGAGACTTTTGTGGACCGGAAAGGCAAAAATATGGAGACCAAGATGGTAACATATGGGGACCAGGGTTGCAAAAATATAGGGGAAGTATGGGAAACAGATGGGTACATGAATGGAACACATATGGAGACCAGGATGATATATGTGCACCTGGATGGGAGACGTATGGCTATCAGGAAGACATATCAGGATTATGGACAAATTGGTACTAGGATGGGAGAAATAGGTGGACCAGAATGGAAGACATATAAAGAGCAGGATGGAACACATTttaatcaggatgggagacatataggaACCAGGGTCACATATGTGGCCCAGTACAACGcacatatggggaccaagatgatgcgcatatggggccaggatgggagatatatggGGAAAACAAAggatgacatatggggaccaggatgggaaacagGATGACATTTAGGGACTAGGATGGTAGAAATATGAGCATCGAAATGGAACACATATGGGGACCAAGATAGGAGACATATACAGACAAGGATTGAAGAgatatagggactaggatgggaaaATTATGGGGACAAGGATGCGACCAGGATGACATAACAGAACCAGCCTGGAACACGTATGGAGGATGGGAGACAgattgggacaaggatggagcTCATATGGGAAACCGGATGACatatggggaaaaggaaggagtgtgTATAAAAGCCAGGATGGAGAGCTTATCGGGATAGGCATGGGTGACATATGGAGAGCACAATGACATATGTGGCCTAGGATAAAGCACTTATGAGGACCAGGATTGAAGGTATAGGGTGAACGCAATTGAAGACATATGGGTACCAGGATGTGAAATATATAGATACTACCAGGATGTAAACATGATGACATATAGGGACTCGAATGGTAGAAATATGATACCTATAATAatatatggggacaaggatggaggatGTATAGAGACAAGAATAAAGAGCTTAGCgggatcaggatgggagacatatgtagACGAGGAGGGAGCACAAGTAGGGACCTTAATCGATCACATATGGGTACATAGATAGCACATATATGGGGACCATTATATGAAACATATGAGGACCAGAATAGGAGCAGGATGTCATAAGGATGAGGATATTACATATATGGGAGACACATGGGGACAAGAATGGTTCACACATGGTAAATAGGATGTAAGTCATACGGGGGCTAGAAATGGAAACACATGGTTACTAAGATGGGATCAGGGTGATATATGGGgagcaggatgggagacatattgggACAAGGTTTCTAAGACAAATGAGGTTTAGGATTACATATGCGGATGAGGATGAAACACATATTTGGACCATCATGGGAGTCATATGAGGATGAGGATAGACAGTatgaggaccaggaagggagacataTAGGAACCTTGATGTAAGACATATGGGGTGTCATGAACCAGCCGGGGGGTGACAAAGACAGCCCACCGTTTGTTGGTCGACCTGTCAATCTGTGATGAAACCGCACCTCACAGCCCCACCCTGACATCGCTAATACGTCAGAGCCACGCAACCTCGTCACTTCCAGCAACACGCGATGTTCCATGCCCCCAAGGAGTATGTTAGGTCCGCTTGGCGCAGAATAACTCTAACACCCCCTGTCCATGCGGACACAAAGGTGTCACCGTACTATTGGTGCAAGAAGCGAAATAGTAACCATTACTGTCACTCGTCACTAGTATTCTGCACAATATAAGGTGCGCAGCGCTATATGGCAGGATAATGCACTATGTAGAATGCACAGCACTATAGGGAGGGACTCTTCCCTATATAGCGTCAATAGCACTATATGTGAATATACAGCACTAGCCTAAAGGTCTATAGCATTATATGTGGATATACAGCACTATATGTGAGTATACAGCACTACATGTGAGTATACATCACTATATGTGAGTATACAGCACTATATGACGCTATATAGCACTGTTTTTTATTCCCTCTTTGCCAACCTATTTAAAGCAGAAAATTATACAACATGCAGCACTATATAGCGTATGCATCACTAGATGGCGAATGCAGCACTTTATGGCATATGCAGCACTATATGGCGTATGCAGCACTATATGGCGAGCATACAGCGTTATATGAGATTATAAGTGATTAAAACAGACATCGTTCTATGTAGCTGAGAAAGTCATGCAACCAATAAACCCATAATAAGCTCCGCCCCCTGCAGCTCATTGGTGTTTTCACAAGTCTGATTTCCATTGCTTGCTTCAAATCTGTCCAATGACAGGAGAGAAGGGCGGAGCATCAGCCTATATATGTCGGTAGTAGCTGTTCTTCTCGTTATTAGTTGCTTTGTTTTAACTGGAGCAATtatgtctggacgcggcaaacaagGAGGAAAGGCCCGCGCTAAAgccaagacccgctcatcccgggcaggactgcagttcccggtcggtcgtgtgcacaggcttctccgcaagggcaactacgccgagagggtgggcgccggcgctccggtctaTCTGGCCGCTGTGTTGGAGTATCTGACcgctgagatcctggaattggccggcaatgccgcccgggacaacaagaagacccgcatcatcccccggcacctgcagctggccgtgcgcaatgacgaggagctgaacaggctgctgggtggggtgaccatcgcccagggaggcgtcctgcccaacatccaggccgtgctgctgcccaagaagacggagagcagcaagaagggcaagtgacgccgctgaccccgcatcctccacaacacaaaggctcttctaagagccaccaccccgtcctcacaggagctggccccgtcctcacaggagctggccccgtcctcacaggagctggccccgtcctcacaggagctggccccgtcctcacaggagctggccccgtcctcacaggagctggccccgtcctcacaggagctggccccgtcctcacaggagctggcgccgctCATCTATTGTGTCTTTATAATGTTCGAGTTTATGGAGGAATATACCAGCAGGCGGTGTACTGTGTATTAGGAGGTTGGCACTAATGGTTTATAATATGGGATTCTCTGCTCCGGTCTCTTATACACGATCCTCCCCTCCATGTCCTGTAGTGGGGGCGCTGTTGTGCCCTTTCTCCATAGAGTTGGGGCCGGTGATGAGTTCCGGGCATTAGATAGGTGTAATGTGGGCAGATGCGGCTCTTGATGACTCCACTAGTGCAGAGCGACCCTGTGTTCCTGTCCTCACTCCCCATGGGGCGGCGCAGTGTGGCGCACGGACACTGCCGCTCACATTGGATCTAAATACAATCACTGCAGACAATGTGTGATAGGAAATCCCATCCCTGTATCTCCAGTGTTATATACCGCCATAtcgcgcctctatatagagctgtacagaccacacaggagcacagccgcctctatatagcgctgtacagaccacacaggagcacagcctcctttatatagagctgtacagaccacacaggagcacagccgcctctatatagcgctgtacagaccgcacaggagcacagccgcctctatatagagctgtacagaccacacaggagcacagccgcctctatatagagctgtacagaccacacaggagcacagccgcctctatatagagctgtacagaccacacaggagcacagccgcctctatatagcgctgtacagaccacacaggagcacggccgcctctatatagcgctgtacagagcacagccgcctctatatagagctgtacagagcacacaggagcacagccgcctctatatagagctgtacagaccacacaggagcacagccgcctctatatagagctgtacagaccacacaggagcacagccgcctctatatagcgctgtacagaccacacaggagcacagccgcctctatatagagctgtacagaccacacaggagcacagccgcctctatatagcgctgtacagaccacacagcagcacagccgcctctatatagcgctgtacagaccacacaggagcacagccgcctctatatagcgctgtacagaccacacaggagcacagcctcctttatatagagctgtacagaccacacaggagcacagccgcctctatatagagctgtacagaccacacaggagcacagccgcctctatatagagctgtacagaccacacaggagcacagccgcctctatatagagctgtacagaccacacaggagcacagccgcctctatatagcgctgtacagaccacacaggagcacagccgcctctatatagcgctgtacagaccacacaggagcacagccacctctatatagagctgtacagaccacacagagcacagccgcctctatatagcgctgtacagaccacacaggagcacagccgcctctatatagagctgtacagaccacacaggagcacagccgcctctatatagagctgtacagaccacacaggagcacagccgcctctatatagcgctgtacagaccacacaggagcacggccgcctctatatagcgctgtacagagcacagccgcctctatatagcgctgtacagagcacacaggagcacagccgcctctatatagagctgtacagaccacacagagcacagcagcctctatatagagctgtacagagcacacaggagcacagccgcctctatatagagctgtacagaccacacaggagcacagccgcctctatatagagctgtac
Protein-coding sequences here:
- the LOC142301025 gene encoding histone H2B 1.1, which gives rise to MPDPAKSAPAPKKGSKKAVTKTQKKDGKKRRKSRKESYAIYVYKVLKQVHPDTGISSKAMGIMNCFVGDIFERIAGEASRLAHYNKRHTITSREIQTAVRLLLPGELAKHAVSEGTKAVTKYTSAK